TGGCATTTGCTAGCCATTTAATAGCTAAATTGGCACGCTGATGACTAACGCGTTTTATGTGGTCGTTACCCCACACAGGTCAGTGTTCACTTACCGCTCTGTTCGCCAAGAAAGACCAATTTAAATTTCCTTAGAGGGTTTCCGAAGTCTCCTGCCGCGGACATGACTGCAATGTTGTTAGGCAGGCAAAGGCAAGTTGTAGACTGTGGCCCACAGTGTGGGgataaaaaacacactacccctTACTTCAGTGAGCTAGCTAAATCCCTACTtgctagccagccagcccagtTGACAAGTTGAATGGGTTGTGCCGTAagaactaactagctagctaacagcaatAGCAGCAATGCTTCTAAACTGCAATGTCTTGGCTTGACTGGCAATCGGTGAGTTTCTAGCTAAGTAACTAGCTAATAGATACTGGCTTCTTGAACACTCAGCTGACTTGTTTGTGACTCGCTCACGAACTAACTACCTCAGCACTCCCACTCCATCGCtgctagctagttgtttcagaGGATGTTTGTCACGACCTAATGTGTTCGACGACTGGCACAAGGCTCCACCAATCCAAAGCGACTGTGGCATTCCGATGCAGTGGCGTAAATTACGGGTGTGTTCGCAAATTCACTCTGGAATGCAATGTCAGACTGTGCggttcataaattcagagcgtttcgcacTCGGGTCCATCAAGCTCTGGCCCAGGGGTAGGGTTCATCCGAGTGTTATGACCTACCAAcgacagtcaagcacccaaactattggctaaagttggctagctacgtccagacacaaatgagagaacacctcacgctgaccattttactcgtcctactagcagagctggttaggctgttgtCATGTGTTTTAGAGCGTTGTTGACTGTAACTATGCTGCTGccaacaatttaattacgtttattgacaccggtcatattcaacgggtgttatGCTTTCGTAAATTCCTCAGTTGTTCtgcgctctggtacactcagacgagagtgctttgaaattggagtagatagccagagtgaatttacgaacgcacccatTTGGTGATCCTGCCACATAAACTTTCCAATATATATCCGTCAATAATATAGTAGCTATTTCATAATGGGGATCAGTGTCTAAATGTGTTGCTTTGGTTCTCACGTCCTGAGGCGAACGATTGGTGGAATTTGGATATTTCATGAAATTCCATGTAAATTGTTATGGGAACGAAGTTTTTgcattgtaatgtaatgtaactacACATCCGATCATAATATGTCAGATGAAAGGGGAGTAGATGCAGGTTGCTTGACGAGGACGCCACGTTTCCAGGGCCAGCATCGGACTTTGAACGCAATGCCGTCTTTCTTTTCTTTCACAATGACATTGTGCTGTGAGCAATAATTACATATTATACACTTATTTGGCTGCATCCAATACCCTCATACTCGTCTAGGTTTCTCTTTGATGCATATATTAAATACAATTTAAAGCAAACACATTTGAAAGCGGAAATAAGATATTGTCCTTGTTCCATAGCACATTTTAGTCAGTTGGACCAACCGGAAGCACTCTTCTCAGAACCTCTTGTGTACATGTGCAACAACTAGCTTCTGCAAAATTGTGAATCTAATATAATTTCGAGATTTGTTGTGAAGTGATTACTTCATCTTAAATTTGAAGCAATGAATCCTGTCATTCGCAAGGTAGTGTGTCTTCTACTCATAAATGGCGTTTTCCACATTTTTATTGTtgatgtaacgttagctagctggctagcaagaAGGAAGGTCAAACATGTCAGCATATTAAAACACTTGTATATGATAGATTGTTTATCTTCTATCCCGTTACAGGCTTCCTTCGCACTTCATTCACGTGTGTTGGACCAAGCAGGATTGCTGTTCCGGTAAATTAGTTAAAAGCATATAGGCAGCCAATTGCTGGTTGCTACAGGACACAATAATTACCACATCAAGTTTCATCCGATGATGTGTTAGCTAGCGACATTTCAACGTGTCTAATGTTTCTGATGTTTATTTTAAGGGCATCAGTATCAGTGCAACATCCGATTCAGGGTAAGTCCTCCCACCAATAACAATAGTTAGTTACTGTTGTGTATCAATTTAGACTTTCTAGTTAAGTCTTAGGAAGTGACTATATCCTGAAAGTTATATTGCCACTTagcttacatacacttaggtaaTTATATATCTGTTTGGCTGGATAACTGTTTTCTACAGGGAGTCTGGCTTTTTCCAATGAGCGACAATACAGGACCATGCCTACTCATGGGATTGGCAAATATAAGCACCTGTTACCCAAAGAAGCGGTAAGACTGTCCTTAGTAGATCACTTAATTATACTCTCTAATACTGAAGCCACCAGCTTACACTGTTAGCATATCTACTTGATTATAGAACATTTATTGTGCCTTCAGccaaagaaaaagaaagagagacagcagATGAAGCAGATCAAAACTGCAACAGATGCAGAGTACGGGACTCTGAACGTGAAAGTGTCTGGGTATGACATGATCCTAGTGGAGCACTACTCCCAGTACATCCACAATCTCTGCAACCGCCTAGGTGTCAAAGTGGCTGAGAGGTGAGAGGTAGACTTTAAGACACTGTGTTACTGGCCTCACTCAAAGATTTGATGGCCCAAATATACATGTCTCTGTCGCAAAGTTCATAATGATTCAATAGGAGGCACACATTTGGCCCTCTTTCGTAGCATGGGATTACATCATCCAATGTCTTTGAATCATTGGTTAACTAACTAACCTTAAAGGGATGAACGAACACTATTCTCCTCTCAGCTATGCATTGCCCACTAAGAGCATGGAAGTCATGGTCATGCCAGAGCAAGGGACCAAGATGTATGTAGATGCCATCCTCAAGACCCATGAGCGAATTGTTCAGGTAATGGAGTGTTTTTAGTGATCATTTGTTCTCTGAACTTTTGTCAGTTGCACTGACAAACAGCTTTTCACTCTAGAGAGAGCATTGATAAGTGTTTTGTTTACAGCTCAGCCAACTAAACGCCACATTATGCCCCACCTTTATGGAGGTCCTGTTAAAGAATCAGCCAGAGGGGATTCAACTCTCTGTAAAGCCGGTGAGCATATGACATCTATGGTCTTGACCTCTGCATGACTTTTCTTTTGCACAAGGatcatatctacagtatgtaaacttttttgttgttgttatttttcaGTGACATAACACTTGCTTGTCTGTTTCCCAGCACACAGAGGCAGATTACCAAGCCCGTTTCAAGGCGCGTCCAGAGCTAGAGGGACTGATGGCACAGATGACCTAGTGAGAGGAAAAACACTGTCCACCCCACCCTTTTACCTCAACTGTCATCGTACTTTTTCTGACCTCTACTTTGTCACATTTGAAGCAGTGGATGCCAATGCGTCTTTTTTTCCTCACAATAGTGCTGTTTTTTGTAATCATGACGTGTACATATTGTAAATGAATTGTGGGTGAATGTAGGACTTTGTCCAAAAGCTGAAGAGCATACGCACATCCAGGTTCTTTTTGCAGGTGCTGGAGATGTAGGTTAATTCATGAGAAATAAAAACACTGCACACTGCTGCTCATGctcccaggtgattttattataacagcattaggcatccatatcccaggtgattttattataacagcattaggcatccatatcccaggtgatttattataacagcattaggcatccatatcccaggtgattttattataacagcattaggcatccatatcccaggtgatttattataacagcattaggcatccatatcccaggtgatttattataacagcattaggcatccatatcccaggtgatttattataacagcattaggcatccatatcccaggtgatttattataacagcattaggcatccatatcccaggtgattttatcataacagcattaggcatccatatcccaggtgattttatcataacagcattaggcatccatatcccaggtgattttattataacagcattaggcattcatatcccaggtgattttattataacagcattaggcatccatatcccaggtgatttattataacagcattaggcatccatatcccaggtgattttatcataacagcattaggcatccatatcccaggtgatttattataacagcattaggcatccatatcccaggtgattttatcATAACAGCATTATCCCAGGTGAtttattataacagcattaggcatcccccaggtgattttatcataacagcattaggcatccatatcccccaggtgattttattataacagcattaggcatccatatcccaggtgattttattataacagcattaggcatccatatcccaggtgattttattataacagcattaggcatccatatcccaggtgattttatcataacagcattaggcatccatatcccaggtgattttattataacagcattaggcatccatatcccaggtgattttattataACAGCATTATTTATTATaacaggcatccatatcccaggtgattttatcataacagcattaggcatccatatcccaggtgattttatcacagcattaggcatccatatcccaggtgattttatcataacagcattaggcatccatatcccaggtgattttattataacagcattaggcatccatatcccaggtgattttattataacagcattaggcatccatatcccaggtgatttaTTATCAaacagcattaggcatccatatcccaggtgattttatcataacagcattaggcatccatatcccaggtgattttatcataacagcattaggcatccatatcccataacaggtgattttattataacagcattatcccaggtgattttataTCCCATGATTTTATcataacagcattaggcatccatatcccaggtgattttattataacagcattaggcatccatatcccaggtgattttattataacagcattaggcatccatatcccaggtgattttatcATAACAGCATTagatccatatcccaggtgattttattataacagcattaggcatccatatcccaggtgattttattataacagcattaggcatccatatcccaggtgattttattataacagcattaggcatccatatcccaggtgattttattataacagcattaggGTGATTTTATCCATTATCCATCCCAGGTGATTTTATcataacagcattaggcatccatatcccatatcataacagcattaggcatccatatcccaggtgattttattattaacagcagcattaggcatccatatcccaggtgattttatcataacagcattaggcatccatatcccaggtgattttattataacataacagcattaggcatccatatcccaggtgattttattataacagcattaggcatccatatcccaggtgattttattataacagcattaggcatccatatcccaggtgattttattataacagcattaggcatccatatcccaggtgattttatcataacagcattaggcatccatatcccaggtgattttatcataacagcattaggcatccatatcccaggtgattttattataacagcattaggcatccatatcccaggtgattttattataacagcattaggcatccatGATTTTATTATAACAGGTGATTTTATcataacagcattaggcatccatatcccaggtgattttattataacagcattaggcatccatatcccaggtgattttattataacagcattaggcatccatatcccaggtgattttattataacagcattaggcatccatatcccaggtgattttattataacagcattaggcatccatatcccaggtgattttattataacagcattaggcatccatatcccaggtgattttattataacagcattaggcatccatatcccaggtgattttattataacagcattaggcatccatatcccaggtgattttattataacagcattaggcatccatatcccagcataacagcattaggcatccatatcccaggtgattttattataacagcattaggcatccatatcccaggtgattttattataacagcattaggcatccatatcccaggtgattttattataacagcattaggcatccatatcccaggtgattttattataacagcattaggcatccatatcccagatTTTATATcataacagcattaggcatccatatcccaggtgattttattataacagcattaggcatccatatcccaggtgattttattataacagcattaggcatccatatcccaggtgattttattataacagcattaggcatccatatcccaggtgattttattataacagcattaggcatccatatcccaggtgattttataacagcattaggcataacagcattaggcatccatatcccaggtgattttattataacagcattaggcatccatatcccaggtgattttattataacagcattaggcatccatatcccaggtgattttattataacagcattaggcatccatatcccaggtgattttattataacagcattaggcatccatatcccaggtgattttattataacagcattaggcatccatatcccaggtgattttattataacagcattaggcatccatatcccaggtgattttattataacagcattaggcatccatatcccaggtgattttattataacagcattaggcattcatatcccaggtgattttattataacagcattaggcattcatatcccaggtgattttattataacagcattaggcatccatatcccaggtgatttattataacagcattaggcatccatatcccaggtgattttattataacagcattaggcatccatatcccaggtgattttattataacagcattaggcattcatatcccaggtgattttattataacagcattaggcattcatatcccaggtgattttattataacagcattaggcatccatatcccaggtgatttattataacagcattaggcatccatatcccaggtgattttattataacagcattaggcatccatatcccaggtgattttattataacagcattaggcatccatatcccaggtgattttattataacagcattaggcatc
The Oncorhynchus keta strain PuntledgeMale-10-30-2019 chromosome 11, Oket_V2, whole genome shotgun sequence genome window above contains:
- the LOC118390220 gene encoding LOW QUALITY PROTEIN: 39S ribosomal protein L48, mitochondrial-like (The sequence of the model RefSeq protein was modified relative to this genomic sequence to represent the inferred CDS: deleted 2 bases in 1 codon), which encodes MNPVIRKASFALHSRVLDQAGLLFRASVSVQHPIQGSLAFSNERQYRTMPTHGIGKYKHLLPKEAPKKKKERQQMKQIKTATDAEYGTLNVKVSGYDMILVEHYSQYIHNLCNRLGVKVAESYALPTKSMEVMVMPEQGTKMYVDAILKTHERIVQLSQLNATLCPTFMEVLLKNQPEGIQLSVKPHTEADYQARFKARPELEGLMAQDLVRGKTLSTPPFYLNCHRTFSDLYFVTFEAVDANASFFPHNSAVFCNHDVYIL